Below is a window of Halobaculum lipolyticum DNA.
GCTCATGTGCAGTTGGAACCACATCAACGCCGAAACACTCGGATTCGGGGGTGTACTGGCACCAATGCGCCTGTTCGCCGATGGGGCTGTTGAGTCGCGTTGGTGTTCCGTTGAGAGTATTGAATCGTTATTCGGCCGAGTTCGTGCTATACGGGCCGTGAGGTACTCGGATACGACTCGCTGTACCGCTGCTCATACACTCGTTGTCCGGTGGCGATAGCAGGTCTCTATCACCCGATATCGGACGAGATACGCGATATCTCTGGCTCGGGACAGTGGTCGAACCTGCCCCTCCATTCGTTGGATCGCCCGATTCGCGTGTTTTCTGGCCTCCGTAGGCTGTTCTACGGGTTGAAGAGCGTCGCCGACGTGTGGCTCGTGGTCGTCTCTGTGGGATGAGTCTGCTACAGCTTGTTCAAACGTACATACAGCGGTTCTACTGGCCGATGTAGGCGGATGACACTCGATATTCCGTATGACTGCCCTCTGAAAACCTCGGCGAGAGCGGTCCTCTAAGGGGTGTACGAATCGATACTGTTGGCCGACACTCTCAGGAGTGAATTCCAATGGCTCGTTTCGACTGGAGACTACTCGTTCGGGGTATTCCGACCGGGAACGAATCGGCGCACTTCTCTTGCCTTCGGTGTCGAGCGCCCTGTCCAGAGTCGATCCTACCAGCCAATTCGGACAAAATACGAGAGGACTACATTTCACCAGAGACCGTTCGGTCCGTCGTTATCCGGAACACCACGGCGGGTTCACCGTCCCTCGATGTACTGTTCGGGAGCGATGGGCGTCCGAATCTGATGGGAATCGTACGAACTTGAACTAGATCTGGCCGTCGAACTCACTGGATTCGAGCCGATCAGAGACTATCGAGTCGATTCGCGGAGACGGGAACACTTGCTTCCAACTACTCGACCCCGGCCACAGGGCGGCCGTGATGGTAATCGCCTCGTTCGCGAGCAACGAGAGCATCATCCGGGACGTCGCGTACTCGTCGCTCTCTCCTGAGAAACGAGACACCGCGAGTTGAGTTGTGGTCTTGCTAGACCGCCAACTACTGTAACCGATCTACTCGGAGATCCAATCAATCAGTTGCTGCGGAGGGCTCAACCACGGTGTTCAAGACGAGTTCTCTGGCAACCTCCAGAATGGGATGCCTACACGGAGTCGAACGTCAGTCGCTCAACCAACCCCAACATTGTGGGCAAATGCTCCTACACGTGGGATCCATCTGTCCTGTATGGACGAGACCACGTCGTCGAGCCACGGCCGGACCGAGGACACTTCTGCAGTGCGGGTTGGGACGGAGGCAGCGTCACCAGACGACTCGAAGTTGGGCACACTTACACCACGCGCGTATCTCCTGTTCGGTGTCGCGACACTGCTCGGACTGGCTCACCACCTAGACCACGTGATACGGGGCAACCACGTCGGTTGGCCCATCACCCCCGACGTGAATCCGTTCACGTACAGTCTCGTCATCTATCCGCTGGTCGTCTTCGGCTTCACCCTCTCGCTGACCGGTCGAGCCGGCTCCCGATACTGGACGGTCGTGATGACGCTTGGCACGGGGATGCTCGCGTTCTTCCACCTCTCTCCGTGGGCGGTCGAGCCGCCGGGTGACGTGATACTCCCCTACGCCAATCCGTTGTTTGGGTACGTCGCGTTCGCGCTACTGCTCGCACTCATCGGTGTCGTCGGGGTGGGTGCGCTGTACTCGGCCCGCCTGTGGGTGCGGGAGGTGGCGTGAACAGCCGAAGTTCGTCAGTGGACAAACCCTATGCTCACTGCTTCAGTACGAGTGGTGTGATGTGCGATCACAAAGGGGGCGGGGTCATCTCGTGATTCGCGCTCGGTTCCGCCTGTGGCTCTCCGATGATCTCTGGATCAGCGACGTCTCCCGATCGTTTCCGAACGCGAGTCTTCGTCTGCTGGCGGGCGCACCCGTAGACGATCGGACGCTCGAACTCGGGGAGACTCGTGCAGACGACCCTCACGCCGTCGTGAGCGCCATCGAGGATCACCCAGACGTCCTCGCGCACGAACTCCTCTACTGCGATGCGGAACGTTCCCTTTCAAAGTATGAGACTCGTGACCAGGCGTTGTTCGAATTTCTCGGCGGGAGTTCACTCCTCCCCGAGTTTCCACTGCTCGTTGAGAACGGAACGATGACCTTCGGCATCACGGCGACGCGAGCGGACTTCGAAGAATTCGGTGACCGACTGGATGCGAGTGAACTTCGGTACGACCTCCTGTCGGTGACCCATCGCGAGGATGGGAGTGACCTGCTCACCGACCGTCAACTGGAATGTCTCACTGTCGCCGAGCAAATGGGATACTTCGAGGTCCCACGCGAGTGCACACTGGCGGAGGTAGCCGATGCGTTGGACGTCGACACTTCGACCGCCAGTGAGACGATTCGGCGAGGCAGCGCCCGTGTCTTGAACGAGTTCTTACTGGAACGGTAGTGCTCAACTCTCGGCGAAATACTTGCTCCCCCCAATACAGTTGCCAGCCTTTGGTGATATCTTCTGACGACGGCAGCAGGTGGCTGTTTAATCGAGTCTCCGCTCAGACCAAGATGTTGGTCAAAATTGCTTCTGCCGCTGGGCCGAGGTGATTTTCGATGGGCCGCTCCTCGCTGTGAAGCCTGCAGCCAGCAGGACCTGAGACGGGAGCGAGGCGCTGCCTGCCACGGTTAGATAGAACATGTACAAGAAACGAATGACCGCAGAACGGGACGAACCGTTCGTCGTATTCCTCATTGGAATGAGGATCAATCGCTATTGGAAGATCCACAGGTGGCTCCCGGTAGCCGCAGCGATGCCCAGGATGCTGCGGGAGCTCACGGCCGAAGGAGACTCGGGACTACTCCACTACGAGAGTACAATCAACGCTCGAACGATCTTGATGGTTCAGTACTGGGACTCGTTCGAGAGTCTTCGCGAGTATGCGAGAGACGTAGAGCAAGAGCACCTACCAGCGTGGATCGAGTACAACCAGACGAGTGCAGGAAGCGGTGACGTTGGGATCTTTCACGAGACGTATCTTGTCGACCCCGAGGATTGTGAAACCGTCTACAACAATATGCCGGCGTTCGGTCTTGGGGTTGCTGGAGAACTCAGGCCAGCGACCGGTACGGTAGAGACTGCTGGCAGACGCCTCGGCGTAGTTGAGGATGACCCTGCCCCACCGATGGACGGAGAATCAGTCGATACTCCCTCGGATGCCGGACGAACTGACACGAGCACACTCCTCGATGTTCGGTAATGAAGTAACGACCCCGTCACGGTGGCGCTCCTCTCCGTACCTCGATCGGCCACACCAGTGAGGACCTCCCGCTACTTCTTCGATACAAATCCGAGAATGGATTATTCACATACTTTTACTACCGCACTCAGAATACCTCGTGACGTGTTCATTGAGACCCACAACACCCACCGAGAACCGCGTTCACAGGGGAGGGATCAGTGACTTCGGATGTACTCGTCGTCGGTGGCTACGGCGTCGTCGGTCGCCCACTCTCTCAGCGCCTCGCCGAGCGCGACGACTGTCACGTGATCGCGGCCGGGCGTTCGCTGGAGCGGGCAGCCGCGTTCGCCGACAGCCACGAAGGGGTCGTGCCAAGGCGGGTCGACCTCGCGGATCCGTCGACGTTCGGGTCGGCGCTGGAAGGCATCGATTGCGTCGTCGTCTGCGTGACAACCGACGACACCGCGTTCGTCCGGGCGACACTGGAGCGCGGCATCGACTACGTCGACCTCTCACCCTCGGACGAGTTCCACCGCGCTGTCGAGAAACTCGACGACGTGGCCCGAACTGGCGACGCGAGAGCACTCCTGAGCGTTGGACTCTCACCCGGCGTGACGAACCTCCTCGCGGTCGACGCCGCAGAGAGGCTAGAGACTGTCAAAGACGTCAGGATAGCCGTCTTACTCGGTGTTGGTGAAGAGATCGGCCGCGACACTTACGAGTGGGCTGTCGACCGATCCTACGGCCAGTTCACCGTCCGTGAGCACGGTGGCGATCGGGTGGTCCGATCGCTCTCCGATCCGTGGACAGTCACCCTGCCAGGACACAGGCGACGTCGCCTCTATCGATACGACCTCGCGGACCAGCACGCGCTCGCTCGGACGGCCGACTACCCCTCGGTCGGGACGTGGCTCTGTTACGACTCGCGAGTGGCGACGTCACTCTTGGCCGCGGGGTCGTGGACCGGCGCTACCGGGGTGCTCGTCGACCGTCTCGACCGTGACCGAGTAGTCGACGGACTCGTGAGAATAGCCGATCGTTCGCCGCTCGGCGGCGACCCGTTCGTGGCGTTGGCGGCCGTGACGGGTCGTGTGGGTGGGCAACGGGAGACCGTCCGCCGGTGGATTCGTGGCCAAGATCAGGGGCGGGCAACGGCGCTCGCGGCGGCCAGCATGACCGCTGAACTGCTGGATGCAGACACGCCGCCAGGTGTCCACCACAGTCACGAAGTACTGGACGTGGAGTCGATCGGCCGAGATCTCCGGACCGACGGTTACCGCGGTGGTGTGGAAACGACGACAGACGGGCGCAAGAATTCGGTCGAACAGCGCTGAGAAGACTTACTCTCCGTCTGCGGCCAACCCCCGCGCGAACGTGTCGATGACGAAGTCCCGGACCTCCGGGTAGTGGTCCGAGCCGATGTCGGCTTCGTGGAGTGTGAGATACGGGATTGCGCCGACGGCGCGGGCGACGAGTTCTGGGTCCTCGCCGTGAACGGCGCCAGCCTCGACGAACGGGTCGGTGAACGCACGGATGGTCTCGACCTCCTCCGCCCGCTCGGCCTCGCGTTCTTCGGGTGTGCGGTACTCGCGGAGACGGTCGAGTTCGTCGGAGACGACGAGTTGGCGGACCAACGGGTTCGTCTCGATCTCGTCGAACAGGAAGTGCAAGAACTCCCGGACGACCGTTTCCGGGTCCTCACCCCCAATGACCTCCTCGTCGGACAGTCGACGTGCGATGGTCTCTCCCTCGCGGTCGAGGACGGCGAGGTAGAGGGCTTCTTTCGAGTCGTAGAACTGGTAGAACGTGCTCGTCCCGATACCGACCTCGTCGGTGAGATCGGCGATAGTCGTCTTACTGAGGCCGTACTGTGCGAACAGGTCGCGGCCAGCCTCCAGTAGGTCAGACCGGATGCGGTCGCGCTGTTCGTCCGTGAACCCCTTCATGAGTTAGCCCACGAATCAGGAACTGATATGTCCTGAGTTTTCACTCGACGTCTCGCTGGCCCCAGCATCAGTCGGCCCGCCGGAGAAACAGTCTGAGGAGAACGGCTATCAGCGCCACCTGTACGGCGACGCCGATGATGAGGTACCCTCCAACTGTGGCGAGTGCTGCACCCTCCAGCACCGCGACGGTGGCCTTCGCCGCCCAGAACGGTGGGAGGACCCCAGCGAGGAACTGGACCGGTTCGCCCACGAGTGCGATGGCCGCGACGGGAGCGATGATGAGGAATCCGAGTAGTTTGCTCACGCCGACGCCCTCGACGGTGTTGGCCGCGAGACTCGCCATAAGAAGGCCTGCGACGGCGGTGTGCAGCGACGCGACGAGCGCGATGGCGATGTACGGGAGGAGTGGAAGTGTCCCGAGGTCCACCAGCGGGACCATCACCAACGTCGAGCAGAACGCGAGGCCGAGGAACACTGCACCGCGGTACGCAAGGTAGCCGCGACCGGTCAGCGGCGTCGACCGGAGCGCTCGGAGAACGCCCTGCTCGCGATCTTCGAGCATGAAGAATCCCGCTGCGAAGCCGAGGGTGCCAGCGGGCGTGAACAGGAAGGCAGCGAGCAGTTCCGGGGAGTACGCCGCGAGGTCGACGAAGTCGACGGCGGCGTCTACGGGAGCCACTCCAAAGCGAGCCAGTAACCCAAGCAGAAACGGCGAGAATCCGATGTAGAGGAGCAACGGGTCGCGGACCCAGTTTCTGAGGTCGGTCACAGCCAACGTGGCGACGGGGCCGAACGAACGGCTGGCGAGGAGCCTGTTCCGCTTCACCTCGGCAGTCGGCTTCCGCTCCGTCTCTCGGACGATATGGCGCTCGAAGGCCCGACGAGCAAGGACGTATGCGACACCGATGCCGACCACGAGGTAGCCGACTGCGTAGGCGAGTTCCCACGCAGGCGTCGCCTCGAACGCCGCGCCGATGAGCACGAGCGAGGCCTGCGTCGGGAACAGATAGAACAGGGGACTCTCGACTACCGCGAAGTGATCCAACAAGGGGAGCGACAGCGGAACGATGTAGACGATAGCGGTGAGGAAGTAGGCGTTCAGTGAGTCGAAGCGGGCGACCGCAGAGAAGCCGACGAGGACGAACAGTCCGGCAGTCAAGCCGAGCCCTAGGAGGAACCACACGGGATGGAACCCAGGACCGTGAACGAACAGTGCGATGACCAGCGCACCCAGCGTCGCGATGAACGAGAGCGACAGGGTCTTCGAGACGAGGTACTCGTCGGCCGACAGTGGCGAGGAAACTAGCGCGTGGAGTACCCCCTCGTTCTTCTCGAACAGGACGAGCGCACCAACGAAGTAGAACCCGAGGAAGCCGGGGTCGGCGAACAGCACCATCACGAGCGTGTCTGTCCGAACCGAAGCGGGGAGGCCGCTCAGCCCCAACCCGAACAGTATCGTGACGACTGCGTAGACGGCGTAGAAGCCGTAACGGAACTGTAACCGACCGTCCCAGCGTAACATCGAGGAGACAGACATCTATACCAGCTCCCGACCGGTGACTGCGATAAAAACGTCTTCAAGCGTGGCCTCACTGGAGTGGATGCGCTCGATTTGCGCTTCGGCCAGTAGTTGCTTGAACTCGGCGTCGCCCCCGATAGTTTCGAGATCGAACTGTGCGGTCTCCAGTGCCCCATCGCGTCGGAACTCCACTTCCACGAGCGGCGCACCGTGTCGCTTCTTCAGCGCGGCGGGAGCGTCGGCGACAGGAATCGTTCCGTCGACGATGAACGCCACCTCATCGCACAGGTCGTCGGCGACGGTCATGTCGTGTGTCGTGAGAAACACGGCCGTCCCGTCGGCCTGTAGGTCGCGGACGATGTCGCGAACGTTTCGCGCGTTCGTCGGATCCAGCCCCGAGGTGGGTTCGTCGAGGAACAACAGATCCGGGTCATGGAGCAACGCCCGGACGAAGTTCAGTCGCATCCGCATCCCCTTCGAGTAGGCTTCGACACGCTGGTCGGCGGCGTCGAGGAGGCCGACCATCGAGAGGAGTTTTTCTGGGTCGCGCGTCTCGCCCTCGTACAGCGAGGCGAACAGCTCGAGGTTCTCACGTCCGGTCAGCTTTAGATACTGGTTCGGAGACTCCGAGGAGACGCCGACCCGCTGGTAGTACTCACCACCCCAGTCGCTCACCTCCCGGTCGAACACGGTTGCAGTGCCGTCGTAGTCCTCCAGCAATCCGATCAGCACCTTCTGTGCGGTGCTTTTGCCCGCCCCACTCGGGCCGAGAAACCCGAACACCTCCCCGGGGGCGATCGTGAAATCGAGCCCTCGCAGTGTGGGTTCGTCGTTCCCCGGATACGTGAACCGGAGGTCCTCGACGACGACGGTCGGCGACCCCGCCGGCCCGTCATCGCTCGTCGTCTCTGCTGTCGCCGCCGTCGCCTGTGCGTCGAGCATCGTCACCACTCTTCGCTACGAATACAAAATGATATTGTTTTTGAGTTCTAGAGCTGACTGTGAACGGTGATATCTCCGTCCCCCGACCCCCGCATCGCGACGCCCTCTTAGATCGGGCGTTCCTGTTCTGCCTCCGTCTCTTGACCCGGCGGCGGCGCTACTTTCGCGACGGCGTCACGTCTCCGGCATTCTCGACCCATCTAGCGGCGGTGAACGTAGATTGGCCAGACATCGATGGGGTCGGTATGCACGAACTAGCCGCCGAGACGCTTGCAGGTCAGCTCTGCGCCGCGGTTTCGATCCGAGCGTGGCACGGGACCGACGCACCGACGCTCGTGTGGCATCACGGTGGTGGCGAACATCCCTACGACACCATCTTCTCAGGGACGTTCCCCGACCCGGATTCGATGGGGGCGAATCTCGTTATCATCCGGGCCCCGGGTCACGAGAGCCGGTTGGGCGTCCAGCGTGTTGGCGCGACGCTCTCGCGGTACCTCGCTACGCTGGCGGTAGCTGTCGCCGCAACCGAGCACGTCCTCGCGGAAGTAGACGGCCGGAGCGTCGTCTCCGGCTACAGCCTCGGCGGCTTCGTCACCAATCGCCACCACGTCCATCACGACACGGCCGACGCGTACGTGCCGCTGATGGCCGGGACCGCCCACGGTGAGATCTTTCTTTCGAGCGTCCCGGCTGCTCCACCAGCCCGAAACAGACCCGAGTACCTCCGTCGGCGTCTGAACTTCACTGATGCGTGGGGTGGCCGCGACCACGACCACGTTCACCCGGTACTGGGTCGTCATGACCGTCTCAACCGCCTCGCCGCCCAGCGCCCCTCCTATCCCGGTGTCACACCAGCGGTGTGGCCAGTCGGCCATCTCAGAGGAATCAGAGCGCACGAGCGAATCCGACAGACCCTCGAACCACACCTACGGCGATGAGTCACTGGCAGACTATCGCTCGACTGCAATCGCTCGCCGGCTTGTAGATCCCCCGATCCCCAACATCGTGGAGATACACATACGTCATCGAATACCAACTGACGGGTATGAACCCGTGTGTGCAGTTGGAGGAGGGCCGTCAATATGCGAGCTCGTAATCCGCTCGTTGGCGGTCAGGTCGAACCTGGCTTCGAACCAGTTGAGGCGGCGTTCCAGAAGACCCTGCGTGAACCAGGCGAATTCGGTGCCGCCTGCGCAGTCTCCCACCAAGGTGAACTGGTCGTCGACCTCTGGGGAGGATACCGCGACGCCCGTCGAAGCGAACGATGGACCGAAGACACGCTCGTCCTCGTCTTCTCCACGACAAAGGGTGTCGCTGCAGCGGCGATGGCCCACGCTCGATCACGCGGGTACTTCGAGTACGACGATCGAGTGGCGGACTACTGGCCTGCCTTCGCTCAGCACGGGAAAGCTGATGTCACGATCCGGCAGTTGCTCGCTCACCAAGCCGGTCTCGCCGCTATCGGCCGGAATCTGACCTCCAAAGACGTGGCAGATAGTGAATCACTCGCCAACCGCCTCGCTGGGAAAGAACCCGACTGGGTACCGGGAACCCGGCACGGCTATCACGCGTGGTCGCTCGGCTGGTACGAGAGCGAACTGCTTCGTCGGACCGACCCCCACGGTCGGTCACTCGGAACCTACGCGGCAGCGGAACTGTTCGAACCGCTCGACGAGACATTCCACATCGGTGTCCCCGAGTCAGCCGACGAACGAGTCGCGCACGTCGAGCCGTTCAGCCCGCTTGATGCGCTTCGGACCATCGGGTCGTTTCCTCCCAGATTGCTCCTCGGACTCGCCAACCCCTTCTCCACCGTGTCACAGGCAATGAATCCGTTCGACGTCTCGACACCTGCTGAGTTGAATGATCCCGAGTGGCGTCGTCTCGAAGTTCCAGCGGGGAATGGGGTGGGAACCGCTCGTTCACTCGCACGACTCTACGGTTCGCTCGCGACAGACGGCGAACCGCTGGGAATCGACCGCGAGACGCTCGCGGCACTTGCAGCGCATGGGACGCCGCCAACACGCGGTCGGCGGGATGTGATACTGGGTACCGACACCTCCTACTCGCTCGGCTTCTGGAAGCCGTTCGACGGCTTCCGATTCGGGAGCGGGACAGCGTTCGGCGCACCGGGCGCCGGTGGCTCGTTCGCGTTCGCCGACCCCGACCGAGAACTCGGATTCGCCTACACGCCGAATCGGATGGGGACGCACGTATGGGACGACCCACGAGAGCTTCGGCTGCGGCGGGCCGTCGAGCAGTCTCTGGCGGGACGATGACTCGTCGAAAGGACCATACTGCAATCGATTGCAGGAACGACCGTTCACCCGCCATCGTGTGGTTCGGCTATGGACACTGACTCCCTGCGACCCGCCGACATCGGGTCAATCGCCGCGATTGCGCTCTCGGTTGTCGGCGGACTCGTTGCGCTCCCCGCTCTCCCCGCCGAGGTAACTATCCACTGGGCGGCCGATGGTTCGCCGAACACCGGCTTGCCGGTGCTTCCCGGGATCTTCGTGATCCCCGCGTTCGCGGTACTCGCATTCGTGTCTCTGCGTGGTGGCGCCTTCTTTCACGGCCGCAACGCCGAATTACGCCCGACGACCGGTCTCGCCGTAGTCGCTGGCGTTGCCTACCTGCAGGTGGCACTGATCACCCTCAATCTCGGGGTGGCAGTGAGCCCGGTGGTCGCCGTCGCACCAGCCGTCGCCGTCATTATCGTCGCCACCTATGCCGAGCGGTTCGGGGCTGCTGGCGGAGCGTGACGGAGGCGCTCCCTGCAGCCGCAGTGTCTCGTCAAGCCCGGCTCATACGGGGCGGTGCTCAGTCGACCCCGAAGCTGTCCCTGTAACGCAGTGCAGGACCCCGATCATGGCTGGATGTGGACGTAGTAGTTGAACACGTCTGGAGCCGTCGGCGCTTCGACGGCGCGGACTCCTTGCTGATCAGCGACAGTCTCGGGGTCAACGTCAGCCGCGAGGAACCCTCGACGACCGGCGTCGGTGTCGAACAGTCGATCATCGCGGAGGAGCGGTCGGAGTCCGTCGCCCGCCCCGTCCTCGACGACGACCACCGACGGGGTGGCCTCGCGGAGCGCACTTGGCTCACCGTCGGCGACGATGCCGTCCGAGTCAAAGAATACCAGTCGGTCGGCCGCCCTGAGGTCGCGGGGCGAGTGACTGGTGGCGACGACGGTCCGTCCAGCGTCGGCTAGGTCGTCGAGCATCGCGTGGAATCGCTCGACGGTCGTCGGATCGAGTGCGGCGGTCGGCTCGTCCAGAAGGTAGAGCGGGACGTCGACCGAGAGCGTCAACGCGAGTTCGAGCTTTCGACGCATCCCGCCGGAGTAGTCTGCGACACGGCGGTCGAGCGCGTCGAGTTCGAGGCTGTCGGCCACCTCCTGCCACCGGTCGGTGGCATCAGGGTGGAGCGCGGTGTAGAACGCCGCGTTCTCGCGACCGGAGAGGTCGTCGACTGCAAGTCCGTCTTGGAGCATAAACACGAGCTGTGACCGGGCATCGCGTGGCTGCTCGCCGAACACCGAAATCGATCCCGCCGACGGACGTAGCCCGCCCGCAAGACAGGAGAGCAAAACGGTCTTTCCCGACCCGTTCGGCCCCATCAACAGGGTGGTCTCGCCGCGCTGGAACGTCAGGTCGACCCCTGCAAACACCGGGGGGTGGTCACCGAACGACTTGGTGAGACCGTGAGCCTCGACTGCCGGGTCGGCGTCGCTCGACAACTCACTCACCTCACTCACCTCCCTCGCCGTCGTAGATGCGACGACGCATCACGAACGACCCGAGCACGACGCCCGCGACAGCGTACCCACCCAGGAGGAGGGCCGACTCCACGCCCGTCGGGAGTGCAGGTGGGGTCAGCGGGGTTCCGGCACCCGAACCGACCGGGACGAGGTGGTACACCGCCAGCCGGGTCGCCAGCGAGTTCGGGAAGACGTTCACCCATTCGCCGAGCGAACCCGGCGCCATCGACGGGAGCAGCCCGTTGTAGCCAGTGAGAAAGAACAGCGCTAGTGTGAGCATGTTGGTGACGCCGACGACGTACTCGCCGTCGTCGAGGACTGACGCGACGAAGACGGCTGCGCCCATCGCCAACAGACAGAACAGTACCAGCGCGACGAACACGATTGGAACCGAGACAGCCGACCGGATCGCGAGCGTCCCGTCGGTCGCGACGCCCACAGCCAGCACGAGCGCGAA
It encodes the following:
- a CDS encoding ABC transporter ATP-binding protein — protein: MSELSSDADPAVEAHGLTKSFGDHPPVFAGVDLTFQRGETTLLMGPNGSGKTVLLSCLAGGLRPSAGSISVFGEQPRDARSQLVFMLQDGLAVDDLSGRENAAFYTALHPDATDRWQEVADSLELDALDRRVADYSGGMRRKLELALTLSVDVPLYLLDEPTAALDPTTVERFHAMLDDLADAGRTVVATSHSPRDLRAADRLVFFDSDGIVADGEPSALREATPSVVVVEDGAGDGLRPLLRDDRLFDTDAGRRGFLAADVDPETVADQQGVRAVEAPTAPDVFNYYVHIQP
- a CDS encoding ABC transporter permease, producing the protein MTDVDQADATPAVGSTKQSRVENPVKEATETGVRWPTQAGAFATRTLKELFRNRAALVWGLAAPAFFFLVFGVLLGDPGIQRGANAVVFGVFGAFSVSLVIFATALSADLKAKRYRKLRSLPISPTADLLGRFTGGLVLALVSFALVLAVGVATDGTLAIRSAVSVPIVFVALVLFCLLAMGAAVFVASVLDDGEYVVGVTNMLTLALFFLTGYNGLLPSMAPGSLGEWVNVFPNSLATRLAVYHLVPVGSGAGTPLTPPALPTGVESALLLGGYAVAGVVLGSFVMRRRIYDGEGGE
- a CDS encoding ABC transporter ATP-binding protein; translation: MLDAQATAATAETTSDDGPAGSPTVVVEDLRFTYPGNDEPTLRGLDFTIAPGEVFGFLGPSGAGKSTAQKVLIGLLEDYDGTATVFDREVSDWGGEYYQRVGVSSESPNQYLKLTGRENLELFASLYEGETRDPEKLLSMVGLLDAADQRVEAYSKGMRMRLNFVRALLHDPDLLFLDEPTSGLDPTNARNVRDIVRDLQADGTAVFLTTHDMTVADDLCDEVAFIVDGTIPVADAPAALKKRHGAPLVEVEFRRDGALETAQFDLETIGGDAEFKQLLAEAQIERIHSSEATLEDVFIAVTGRELV
- a CDS encoding saccharopine dehydrogenase family protein, which gives rise to MTSDVLVVGGYGVVGRPLSQRLAERDDCHVIAAGRSLERAAAFADSHEGVVPRRVDLADPSTFGSALEGIDCVVVCVTTDDTAFVRATLERGIDYVDLSPSDEFHRAVEKLDDVARTGDARALLSVGLSPGVTNLLAVDAAERLETVKDVRIAVLLGVGEEIGRDTYEWAVDRSYGQFTVREHGGDRVVRSLSDPWTVTLPGHRRRRLYRYDLADQHALARTADYPSVGTWLCYDSRVATSLLAAGSWTGATGVLVDRLDRDRVVDGLVRIADRSPLGGDPFVALAAVTGRVGGQRETVRRWIRGQDQGRATALAAASMTAELLDADTPPGVHHSHEVLDVESIGRDLRTDGYRGGVETTTDGRKNSVEQR
- a CDS encoding fluoroquinolone export ABC transporter permease subunit, which produces MSVSSMLRWDGRLQFRYGFYAVYAVVTILFGLGLSGLPASVRTDTLVMVLFADPGFLGFYFVGALVLFEKNEGVLHALVSSPLSADEYLVSKTLSLSFIATLGALVIALFVHGPGFHPVWFLLGLGLTAGLFVLVGFSAVARFDSLNAYFLTAIVYIVPLSLPLLDHFAVVESPLFYLFPTQASLVLIGAAFEATPAWELAYAVGYLVVGIGVAYVLARRAFERHIVRETERKPTAEVKRNRLLASRSFGPVATLAVTDLRNWVRDPLLLYIGFSPFLLGLLARFGVAPVDAAVDFVDLAAYSPELLAAFLFTPAGTLGFAAGFFMLEDREQGVLRALRSTPLTGRGYLAYRGAVFLGLAFCSTLVMVPLVDLGTLPLLPYIAIALVASLHTAVAGLLMASLAANTVEGVGVSKLLGFLIIAPVAAIALVGEPVQFLAGVLPPFWAAKATVAVLEGAALATVGGYLIIGVAVQVALIAVLLRLFLRRAD
- a CDS encoding TetR/AcrR family transcriptional regulator, which gives rise to MKGFTDEQRDRIRSDLLEAGRDLFAQYGLSKTTIADLTDEVGIGTSTFYQFYDSKEALYLAVLDREGETIARRLSDEEVIGGEDPETVVREFLHFLFDEIETNPLVRQLVVSDELDRLREYRTPEEREAERAEEVETIRAFTDPFVEAGAVHGEDPELVARAVGAIPYLTLHEADIGSDHYPEVRDFVIDTFARGLAADGE
- a CDS encoding helix-turn-helix domain-containing protein, with protein sequence MIRARFRLWLSDDLWISDVSRSFPNASLRLLAGAPVDDRTLELGETRADDPHAVVSAIEDHPDVLAHELLYCDAERSLSKYETRDQALFEFLGGSSLLPEFPLLVENGTMTFGITATRADFEEFGDRLDASELRYDLLSVTHREDGSDLLTDRQLECLTVAEQMGYFEVPRECTLAEVADALDVDTSTASETIRRGSARVLNEFLLER
- a CDS encoding serine hydrolase domain-containing protein codes for the protein MCSWRRAVNMRARNPLVGGQVEPGFEPVEAAFQKTLREPGEFGAACAVSHQGELVVDLWGGYRDARRSERWTEDTLVLVFSTTKGVAAAAMAHARSRGYFEYDDRVADYWPAFAQHGKADVTIRQLLAHQAGLAAIGRNLTSKDVADSESLANRLAGKEPDWVPGTRHGYHAWSLGWYESELLRRTDPHGRSLGTYAAAELFEPLDETFHIGVPESADERVAHVEPFSPLDALRTIGSFPPRLLLGLANPFSTVSQAMNPFDVSTPAELNDPEWRRLEVPAGNGVGTARSLARLYGSLATDGEPLGIDRETLAALAAHGTPPTRGRRDVILGTDTSYSLGFWKPFDGFRFGSGTAFGAPGAGGSFAFADPDRELGFAYTPNRMGTHVWDDPRELRLRRAVEQSLAGR
- a CDS encoding DUF4188 domain-containing protein, with product MYKKRMTAERDEPFVVFLIGMRINRYWKIHRWLPVAAAMPRMLRELTAEGDSGLLHYESTINARTILMVQYWDSFESLREYARDVEQEHLPAWIEYNQTSAGSGDVGIFHETYLVDPEDCETVYNNMPAFGLGVAGELRPATGTVETAGRRLGVVEDDPAPPMDGESVDTPSDAGRTDTSTLLDVR
- a CDS encoding DUF1648 domain-containing protein, which gives rise to MDTDSLRPADIGSIAAIALSVVGGLVALPALPAEVTIHWAADGSPNTGLPVLPGIFVIPAFAVLAFVSLRGGAFFHGRNAELRPTTGLAVVAGVAYLQVALITLNLGVAVSPVVAVAPAVAVIIVATYAERFGAAGGA